Proteins encoded within one genomic window of Pirellulales bacterium:
- a CDS encoding ImmA/IrrE family metallo-endopeptidase, protein MLPDIPADELAACLDRTASRLLRRAGVRTPPVDALRIATTLGIQTAVDASQSARARYVELRAIRGRTARPAILLRPEPRAERRQWAVAHELGEREAATIFRRLSVDPRAAPPTAREWVANQLANRILLPTRWLLRGGSATAWDLLALKTRFSTASHELILRRMLDFSLPIVVTIFDHGVRSFRRGNVGGRLALTPEERACWLAAHVSGQVHERATATSSIRCWPVHEPGWKRELLRLELQEGFDEGPAEEWQSDDTSVEDQEDQWLREDL, encoded by the coding sequence ATGCTTCCCGACATACCCGCCGACGAACTGGCAGCCTGTCTCGACCGCACGGCCTCTCGACTCCTGCGCCGGGCTGGCGTCCGCACTCCCCCGGTCGATGCCCTGCGCATCGCGACCACACTCGGAATCCAGACCGCCGTCGACGCCAGTCAGTCCGCGCGGGCCCGCTATGTCGAATTGCGTGCGATCCGGGGCCGAACCGCACGTCCGGCTATTTTGCTCCGGCCCGAACCGCGGGCCGAGCGCCGCCAATGGGCCGTGGCGCATGAACTTGGCGAGCGTGAAGCGGCAACCATATTTCGTCGCTTGTCGGTCGACCCCCGCGCGGCCCCGCCAACAGCCCGCGAATGGGTCGCCAATCAATTGGCCAATCGAATCCTTTTGCCAACACGCTGGCTGTTGCGGGGCGGCAGCGCCACCGCCTGGGACCTGTTAGCTCTAAAAACCCGTTTCAGCACAGCCAGCCACGAGCTGATTTTGCGAAGGATGCTGGACTTCTCGCTGCCAATCGTCGTGACGATTTTTGATCATGGGGTACGGTCGTTCCGTCGCGGTAACGTCGGGGGCCGACTGGCACTGACGCCCGAGGAGCGCGCCTGCTGGCTGGCAGCGCACGTTAGCGGCCAAGTACACGAGCGGGCCACAGCGACCTCATCGATACGCTGCTGGCCCGTCCACGAGCCAGGCTGGAAGCGAGAACTTTTGAGGCTGGAGCTTCAAGAAGGGTTTGATGAAGGACCCGCCGAGGAGTGGCAATCCGACGATACCTCCGTCGAAGACCAAGAGGACCAGTGGCTGCGCGAAGATCTTTAA
- the pgsA gene encoding CDP-diacylglycerol--glycerol-3-phosphate 3-phosphatidyltransferase — MTVSTKNIARATAFNLPNQLTAMRLALSVVLFVLIVWKLYLASFVVFLIAASTDWVDGYLARRYGMVTTLGRILDPFADKIIVCGSFIFLAAIPELHDYVQAWMVVVIVGRELLVTALRSFLEQRGADFSAAMSGKLKMVLQCVAIGVSLFYLSYPPDAVPAAIEWLLIASVWSAVALTIYSGVAYIRTAVNLLEGQS, encoded by the coding sequence ATGACGGTGAGCACAAAGAACATAGCCCGGGCCACGGCCTTCAATCTGCCGAATCAATTGACAGCCATGCGGCTGGCATTGTCAGTCGTGTTGTTCGTGTTGATTGTCTGGAAGCTGTATCTGGCCTCGTTTGTCGTGTTTCTGATCGCGGCCTCGACCGATTGGGTCGATGGCTATCTGGCACGGCGCTATGGCATGGTGACCACATTGGGGCGGATTCTCGACCCCTTTGCCGACAAAATCATCGTGTGCGGCAGCTTCATTTTTCTAGCGGCCATTCCAGAGTTGCACGATTACGTGCAGGCCTGGATGGTCGTAGTCATCGTCGGTCGCGAGCTGCTGGTCACGGCGCTGCGGAGCTTTTTGGAGCAGCGCGGAGCGGACTTTTCTGCCGCGATGTCGGGCAAGTTGAAGATGGTCTTGCAATGCGTCGCTATCGGCGTGTCGCTGTTTTATCTTTCCTATCCGCCGGACGCCGTGCCGGCGGCCATCGAATGGTTATTGATCGCCAGTGTATGGTCCGCCGTGGCACTGACTATCTATTCCGGCGTGGCCTACATTCGGACGGCCGTGAATCTGCTCGAGGGGCAATCGTAG
- the rimO gene encoding 30S ribosomal protein S12 methylthiotransferase RimO: MSLGCPKNLVDSERMLGLLQLDGYRLVSEPDGADLVVVNTCGFIEQARQESYGAIREMLDLKRRGRIRGVIVSGCLAEREKEALLEQCPEIDCLVGVFGRESVTKVADRLIGGLHEQRSVFQPAPASPLPDRSRLRITPRHFAFLKISEGCDRLCTFCAIPKMRGKHATKPIEEVLDEARELVADGVRELNIVAQDTTYYGLDLYGRPRLPELLTELDKIEGLDWIRVMYLYPMYFSDELIDVLAGAKRIVPYLDMPLQHINDTMLKRMQRRVARSETEELLKKLRGAIPDLVMRTTFIAGFPGETDEQFAELVEFVREQHFERLGVFTYSFEPDTPAARLPDHIDEQVKEARRDELMGVQQEIALNFSATRVGQKYDVLLDRAVPEEKGAWIGRTYADAPDVDTVVYVSGRGLRAGQLVECEVVAAHGYDLVAAAVGKPR; encoded by the coding sequence GTGAGTCTCGGCTGCCCCAAAAATCTGGTCGATAGCGAGCGAATGCTCGGCCTGTTGCAGTTGGACGGTTATCGGCTGGTGAGTGAGCCCGACGGAGCCGACCTGGTCGTGGTCAACACTTGCGGCTTCATCGAGCAGGCGCGGCAGGAATCGTACGGCGCTATCCGCGAAATGCTGGACCTCAAGCGCCGCGGCCGTATCCGGGGCGTAATCGTCTCGGGCTGCCTTGCCGAGCGCGAGAAAGAGGCGCTGCTCGAGCAATGCCCCGAGATCGACTGTCTGGTGGGTGTTTTCGGCCGGGAATCGGTGACCAAGGTAGCCGACCGGTTGATCGGCGGTTTGCACGAGCAACGCAGCGTGTTTCAGCCGGCGCCCGCCTCGCCGCTACCGGATCGTTCGCGATTGCGCATCACGCCGCGGCATTTTGCTTTTTTGAAGATCTCCGAGGGATGCGACCGGCTGTGTACGTTCTGCGCGATCCCCAAAATGCGCGGGAAGCACGCCACCAAGCCGATCGAAGAGGTCCTTGACGAAGCACGCGAGCTCGTGGCCGATGGCGTGCGCGAACTGAACATCGTGGCCCAGGACACGACCTACTACGGTCTGGACCTGTACGGGCGGCCCCGTTTGCCTGAATTGCTGACGGAACTCGACAAGATCGAAGGGCTCGATTGGATTCGCGTGATGTACTTGTACCCTATGTACTTCAGCGATGAATTGATCGACGTGCTGGCCGGCGCGAAGCGAATCGTCCCCTATTTGGACATGCCGCTGCAACACATCAACGACACGATGTTGAAGCGGATGCAACGGCGCGTCGCGCGCAGCGAGACGGAAGAGCTGTTGAAGAAGCTGCGGGGCGCCATTCCCGACCTGGTCATGCGCACGACGTTCATAGCAGGCTTTCCGGGCGAGACCGACGAGCAATTCGCCGAGCTCGTGGAATTTGTCCGCGAGCAACACTTCGAGAGGCTAGGAGTGTTTACGTATTCGTTCGAGCCCGACACGCCGGCCGCGCGGCTGCCTGATCACATTGACGAGCAAGTCAAGGAAGCACGTCGCGATGAGTTGATGGGCGTGCAACAAGAGATTGCCCTGAATTTCAGTGCGACACGCGTCGGCCAAAAGTACGACGTGCTGTTGGACAGGGCCGTGCCCGAGGAAAAAGGGGCCTGGATTGGCCGCACCTATGCGGACGCCCCCGACGTGGATACCGTGGTCTATGTTTCAGGTAGAGGATTGCGAGCCGGTCAGCTAGTCGAGTGCGAGGTAGTGGCTGCGCACGGGTACGACCTGGTGGCAGCGGCCGTCGGCAAACCGCGCTGA